In the genome of Chlamydomonas reinhardtii strain CC-503 cw92 mt+ chromosome 6, whole genome shotgun sequence, one region contains:
- a CDS encoding isovaleryl-CoA dehydrogenase has product MLLSRGPARSRVGASGPLAVALRRLFSSAPEVSQAESSAGALKEFRAQVQEFAQQAIAPHAEAIDRENDFPTSVNLWKELGSFGLLGITAPSEYGGLGLGYSEHCVAMEEISRASGAVGLSYGAHSNLCVNQIVRNASPAQKAKYLPKLITGEHVGALAMSEPGSGSDVVSMKCRAERVGGGADERYVLNGNKMWCTNGPKANVLVVYAKTDPAAGPRGITAFLIEKGMKGFSTAQKLDKLGMRGSDTCELVFENCEVPAENVLGGVGRGVAVMMSGLDYERLVLAAGPCGLMAAALDAALPYATQRKQFGQAIGEFQLIQGKLADMYTRLQSSRAYVYAVAAAADSGTPADRKDCASVILMAAENATQSALDAIQILGGNGYINDYPTGRLLRDAKLYEIGAGTSEIRRYLIGRELFKESSEGRLKHV; this is encoded by the exons ATGCTGTTATCGAGGGGACCCGCGCGGTCGCGTGTTGGAGCTTCGGGGCCGCtagcggtggcgctgcggcgcttaTTTAGCTCTGCACCGGAAGTTTCACAAGCGGAATCCAGCGCTGGGGCGCTGAAAGAGTTTCGGGCGCAAGTTCAGGAGTTTGCTCAGCAGGCTATAGCCCCTCACGCCGAAGCCATCGACCGTGAGAATGACTTTCCAACATCGGTGAACCTATGGAAGGAGCTCGGGAGCTTCGGGCTACTCG GCATTACGGCCCCATCAGAGTACGGCGGACTGGGCCTAGGCTACTCGGAGCATTGTGTGGcgatggag gagaTAAGccgtgccagcggcgcagTGGGGCTGAGCTACGGCGCGCACAGCAACCTATGTGTAAACCAGATCGTGcgcaacgccagcccggcccagAAGGCCAAGTACCTGCCCAAGCTCAtcacag GCGAGCacgtgggggcgctggcgatgtcggagccgggcagcggcagcgacgtggTGTCCATGAAGTGCCGCgcggagcgggtgggcggcggcgccgacgagcGCTACGTGCTCAACGGCAACAAGATGTGGTGCACCAACGGGCCCAAG GCcaacgtgctggtggtgtacgCCAAGACGgacccggctgctggcccccgcGGCATCACGGCCTTCCTGATCGAGAAGGGCATGAAGGGCTTCAGCACGGCCCAGAAGCTGGACAAGCTGGGCATGCGCGGCAGCGACACGTGCGAGCTGGTTTTTGAGAACTGCGAG GTGCCGGCTGAGAACGtgttgggcggcgtgggccgtggcgtggcggtgatGATGAGTGGGCTGGACTATGAGcgactggtgctggcggcgggcccctgcggcctcatggcggcggcactggatgCCGCACTGCCCTACGCCACACAGCGGAAGCAGTTCGGACAGGCCATCGGGGAGTTCCAG CTGATCCAGGGCAAGCTGGCCGACATGTACACCCGGCTGCAGTCCTCACGCGCCTACGTgtacgcggtggcggcggcggcggacagcggcacgcccgcagACCGCAAG GACTGCGCCTCAGTTATCCTAATGGCGGCGGAAAATGCGACTCAGTCGGCGCTGGACGCAATCCag atccTGGGTGGTAACGGCTACATCAATGACTACCccaccggccgcctgctgcgagaTGCCAAG CTGTACGAGATCGGCGCGGGCACCAGTGAGATCCGGCGCTACCTGATCGGCCGCGAGCTGTTCAAGGAGAGCTCGGAGGGGCGGCTGAAGCATGTGTAG